One region of Halalkalicoccus tibetensis genomic DNA includes:
- a CDS encoding helix-turn-helix domain-containing protein has product MVGDSASSEDSPSLQMVLDALNDTNCQAILRETEHPMTANELSDTCDIPQSTLYRKLDVLSNASLVRESDQINPSGGRTTYYVRNFSDVTISMDPTTENGLSVSVQRPPRNADERLADIWSQMSDEL; this is encoded by the coding sequence ATAGTGGGTGATTCAGCATCATCGGAGGATTCGCCATCCCTACAGATGGTCCTTGATGCGCTGAATGACACTAACTGCCAGGCTATTCTCCGTGAGACGGAACACCCTATGACCGCAAACGAACTCAGCGATACGTGTGACATCCCTCAGTCAACGTTGTACCGAAAATTAGACGTACTCAGTAACGCCTCGCTTGTCCGCGAGAGCGATCAGATCAATCCAAGTGGAGGCCGAACGACATACTATGTGCGGAATTTCAGTGATGTGACTATTTCGATGGATCCTACTACCGAGAATGGACTGTCGGTATCAGTCCAGCGGCCACCACGAAACGCAGACGAACGACTCGCAGATATCTGGTCACAGATGAGTGATGAACTATGA
- a CDS encoding transcription initiation factor IIB, with amino-acid sequence MKLTHTKLTTEDDRTDEQTQAPASQSIASCPECGGRIVSDDEHGEKACEECGLILNADTIDHGPEWRAFNATEQDAKSRVGTPTTPLMHDNGLSTTIGWQNKDASGQIVGEEKRAKLERLRQWDERFRTKNARERNLKQAFGEIRRMASALGLPQPVRETAAIIYRRAVENDLLPGRSIEAMSTASLYAAARQHQVPRTLEECATVSRVEQLPIQRAYWYLSRELGLEIKPTDPIQYVSQFGSALEVSDDVLRKARELLTVAKDQNAHSGRKPAGLAAGALYAASRLTDEKATQQTVSEITDISRMTIRARYQELLEIYGAEDNTA; translated from the coding sequence CCAGCGTCTCAGTCAATCGCATCATGCCCGGAGTGTGGAGGTCGAATCGTGTCTGATGATGAGCATGGAGAGAAAGCGTGTGAGGAATGTGGTCTTATCCTTAATGCAGATACTATTGATCACGGTCCCGAGTGGCGTGCGTTCAATGCCACGGAACAAGATGCAAAGAGCCGGGTTGGCACGCCGACAACACCTCTAATGCATGACAACGGTCTTAGTACGACAATTGGATGGCAAAACAAAGATGCATCCGGACAGATAGTAGGAGAGGAAAAACGAGCGAAATTAGAACGGCTTCGTCAATGGGACGAACGATTTCGAACAAAGAACGCCCGCGAACGGAATCTCAAACAGGCCTTCGGAGAGATTAGGAGAATGGCATCTGCGCTTGGACTACCACAGCCAGTTCGGGAAACGGCAGCAATCATCTATCGTCGGGCCGTCGAAAACGATCTGCTTCCCGGCCGGTCCATCGAAGCGATGTCAACAGCATCACTGTATGCAGCGGCCAGACAGCATCAGGTACCACGTACGCTAGAAGAGTGTGCGACTGTCAGCCGAGTTGAACAACTCCCTATTCAGCGCGCATATTGGTATCTCTCCCGTGAACTTGGATTAGAAATCAAACCGACAGATCCGATCCAGTATGTATCTCAGTTCGGATCGGCGCTTGAGGTAAGCGATGACGTGCTCCGCAAAGCCCGAGAGCTCCTTACTGTTGCAAAGGATCAAAACGCCCATAGTGGCAGAAAACCTGCTGGTTTGGCAGCAGGCGCACTTTATGCAGCGAGCCGCTTGACCGATGAAAAAGCTACCCAACAAACAGTAAGTGAGATAACGGATATAAGTAGAATGACAATCCGTGCCCGTTACCAAGAGCTCCTTGAGATATACGGTGCTGAGGATAACACTGCATGA